The Amycolatopsis sp. DG1A-15b genome window below encodes:
- a CDS encoding glycine--tRNA ligase yields the protein MPTNTIEKIISLCKRRGFVFASGEIYGGTRSAWDYGPLGVELKDNIKRQWWKTVVQGRDDVVGLDSSVILPREVWVASGHVNVFTDPLIECLSCHKRFRADQLAEEFAARTGKETSEDDLSEVPCPNCGTRGKYTPPRDFNMMLKTYLGPVESEEGLHYLRPETAQGIFVNFSNVQTTSRKKPPFGIGQIGKSFRNEITPGNFIFRTREFEQMEMEFFVEPGEDERWHQYWIDQRTEWYTDLGIKAENLRHYEHPKEKLSHYAKRTVDIEYRFAFNAGQEWGELEGIANRTDFDLTTHSNHSGQDLSFFDQASGQRYRPFVIEPAAGVGRSMMAFLVDSYVEEEVPNAKGGTDTRVVLKLDPRLSPFKVAVLPLSRNADLTPKAKEVAATLRKHWNVDFDDAQAIGRRYRRQDEIGTPYCVTVDFDSLEDQAVTVRERDSMSQERIAIDQLESYLAGRLIGC from the coding sequence GTGCCCACGAACACCATTGAGAAGATCATCAGCCTGTGCAAACGCCGTGGTTTCGTCTTCGCCAGCGGAGAGATCTACGGCGGCACCCGCTCTGCGTGGGACTACGGGCCGCTCGGGGTCGAGCTCAAGGACAACATCAAGCGCCAGTGGTGGAAGACCGTCGTCCAGGGCCGCGACGACGTCGTCGGCCTCGACTCGTCGGTGATCCTGCCGCGTGAGGTCTGGGTCGCGTCGGGGCACGTCAACGTGTTCACCGACCCGCTGATCGAGTGCCTGTCGTGCCACAAGCGGTTCCGCGCCGACCAGCTCGCCGAGGAGTTCGCGGCGCGCACCGGCAAGGAGACCAGCGAGGACGACCTGTCCGAGGTGCCGTGCCCGAACTGCGGCACGCGCGGCAAGTACACCCCGCCGCGGGACTTCAACATGATGCTGAAGACCTACCTCGGCCCGGTGGAGTCCGAAGAGGGCCTGCACTACCTCCGCCCGGAGACCGCGCAGGGCATCTTCGTGAACTTCTCCAACGTCCAGACGACGTCGCGGAAGAAGCCGCCGTTCGGCATCGGCCAGATCGGCAAGTCCTTCCGCAACGAGATCACGCCGGGCAACTTCATCTTCCGGACGCGCGAGTTCGAGCAGATGGAGATGGAGTTCTTCGTCGAGCCGGGCGAGGACGAGCGCTGGCACCAGTACTGGATCGACCAGCGCACCGAGTGGTACACCGACCTCGGCATCAAGGCCGAGAACCTGCGCCACTACGAGCACCCGAAGGAAAAGCTCTCGCACTACGCGAAGCGCACCGTCGACATCGAGTACCGGTTCGCGTTCAACGCGGGCCAGGAGTGGGGCGAGCTCGAGGGCATCGCGAACCGCACCGACTTCGACCTGACGACGCACTCGAACCACTCGGGCCAGGACCTGTCGTTCTTCGACCAGGCCTCGGGCCAGCGGTACCGGCCGTTCGTCATCGAGCCGGCGGCGGGTGTCGGCCGCTCGATGATGGCGTTCCTGGTGGACTCCTACGTCGAGGAAGAGGTGCCGAACGCCAAGGGCGGCACCGACACCCGCGTCGTGCTGAAGCTCGACCCGCGGCTTTCGCCGTTCAAGGTCGCGGTGCTGCCGCTGTCGCGCAACGCCGACCTGACCCCGAAGGCCAAGGAAGTCGCGGCCACGCTGCGCAAGCACTGGAACGTCGACTTCGACGACGCCCAGGCGATCGGCCGCCGCTACCGCCGTCAGGACGAGATCGGCACGCCGTACTGCGTCACGGTCGACTTCGACTCGCTCGAGGACCAGGCCGTGACCGTGCGCGAGCGCGACTCGATGTCGCAGGAGCGCATCGCGATCGACCAGCTCGAGTCCTACCTGGCGGGCCGCCTCATCGGCTGCTGA
- a CDS encoding class F sortase, with amino-acid sequence MQERNPAEPKKGSGRWWIVGGAGAFVVAALVATLLVFTGKDEPAVANGAGGPVPAANQPAPQGAPQATGKAPAQLSLPGGGTAKLIQEDLDAAGALKIPEGLDEAAWWGAQLGADHGVALLSGHVNWKGKKGPFNELWQVKQGQDVKLTDAAGGAWVYRIEATETVHKSDLAGRSEQLFDPDGPHKLLLVTCGGEYVGGSEGYEDNRVVTASLVSRP; translated from the coding sequence ATGCAGGAGCGGAACCCGGCGGAGCCGAAGAAGGGCTCCGGCCGCTGGTGGATCGTCGGGGGCGCCGGGGCGTTCGTGGTCGCGGCGCTCGTCGCGACCCTGCTCGTGTTCACCGGAAAGGATGAACCCGCCGTCGCGAACGGTGCTGGTGGGCCCGTCCCGGCCGCGAACCAGCCGGCTCCGCAAGGCGCCCCGCAGGCCACCGGAAAGGCGCCCGCGCAGCTCTCCCTGCCCGGCGGCGGCACCGCGAAGCTGATCCAGGAGGACCTCGACGCCGCGGGCGCGCTGAAGATCCCGGAGGGGCTCGACGAGGCCGCCTGGTGGGGCGCGCAGCTGGGCGCCGACCACGGCGTCGCGCTGCTGTCCGGGCACGTGAACTGGAAGGGCAAGAAGGGCCCGTTCAACGAACTCTGGCAGGTCAAGCAGGGGCAGGACGTCAAGCTGACCGACGCCGCGGGCGGCGCGTGGGTCTACCGGATCGAGGCGACCGAGACCGTGCACAAGTCGGACCTCGCCGGCCGGTCGGAGCAGCTGTTCGACCCGGACGGGCCGCACAAGCTGCTGCTCGTCACCTGCGGCGGCGAGTACGTCGGTGGCAGCGAGGGGTACGAGGACAACCGCGTCGTGACGGCGTCGCTGGTGTCGCGGCCGTAG
- a CDS encoding class F sortase produces the protein MLRTALAAVAAALAVAAFAAGIVVLTWLPPTAAPVAAAPPPGTLPGEDAAPAVLPADSESVAQQRPGTVRLPGGATARLVRTELTGTGVLPIPRGLGDAAWWGAKLGAARGAALLSGHVNWEGRRGPFDELWRMRAGDEVSVVDARGGRWVYRVHDVVTLPKETLPSQAERWFGQDGPHRLVLVTCGGDYVGGTEGYDENRLVTAELVTRPTG, from the coding sequence GTGCTGCGCACCGCGCTGGCCGCCGTCGCGGCGGCGCTGGCCGTGGCCGCCTTCGCGGCCGGGATCGTCGTGCTGACCTGGCTGCCGCCGACGGCCGCGCCGGTCGCGGCGGCCCCGCCACCCGGCACGCTGCCGGGCGAGGACGCGGCCCCGGCCGTGCTCCCGGCGGACAGCGAGTCCGTCGCGCAGCAGCGGCCGGGCACGGTCCGGCTGCCCGGCGGCGCCACCGCCCGCCTGGTCCGCACCGAACTCACCGGCACGGGCGTGCTGCCGATCCCGCGCGGCCTCGGCGACGCCGCCTGGTGGGGCGCCAAGCTGGGCGCGGCCCGCGGCGCGGCCCTGCTGTCCGGGCACGTGAACTGGGAGGGCCGGCGCGGGCCGTTCGACGAGCTGTGGCGGATGCGTGCCGGCGACGAGGTCAGCGTGGTCGACGCGCGCGGCGGCCGGTGGGTCTACCGCGTCCACGACGTCGTCACGCTGCCGAAGGAGACGTTGCCGTCCCAGGCCGAGCGGTGGTTCGGGCAGGACGGGCCGCACCGGCTGGTGCTGGTGACCTGCGGCGGCGACTACGTCGGCGGCACCGAAGGCTACGACGAGAACCGCCTGGTCACGGCCGAGCTGGTGACGCGCCCCACCGGCTGA
- a CDS encoding metalloregulator ArsR/SmtB family transcription factor, whose amino-acid sequence MATVTGSGAQPGLADCSPAAEASASAPTHPAQSVLTDAGDLLRALAAPVRIAIVLQLRAADRCVHELVDALDVAQPLISQHLRVLKTAGVVQGERRGREVVYRLADDHLAHIVVDAVAHVQEGK is encoded by the coding sequence ATGGCGACGGTGACCGGGAGTGGTGCCCAGCCGGGGCTCGCGGACTGCAGCCCGGCGGCCGAGGCGTCGGCGTCCGCGCCCACCCACCCCGCGCAGTCGGTGCTGACCGACGCGGGCGACCTGCTGCGTGCGCTGGCGGCCCCGGTCCGGATCGCCATCGTGCTGCAGCTGCGGGCGGCCGACCGCTGCGTGCACGAGCTGGTCGACGCCCTCGACGTCGCCCAGCCGCTGATCAGCCAGCACCTGCGGGTGCTGAAGACGGCCGGGGTGGTCCAGGGCGAGCGTCGCGGCCGCGAGGTCGTCTACCGGCTCGCCGACGACCACCTGGCGCACATCGTGGTCGACGCCGTCGCCCACGTGCAGGAAGGAAAGTGA
- a CDS encoding Fur family transcriptional regulator yields the protein MSTAASRSQAPVPGRRSTRQRSAVVELLSTIDDFRSAQELHDELRKRGDGIGLTTVYRTLQSLSEAGEIDVLRTDSGEAIYRRCSAHHHHHLVCRLCGRTVEVEGPAVERWAEKIAAEHGFSEISHTVEITGTCAEH from the coding sequence ATGAGCACCGCCGCGTCGCGCAGCCAGGCCCCGGTTCCCGGGCGCCGATCCACCCGGCAGCGGTCCGCGGTCGTCGAGCTGCTGAGCACGATCGACGACTTCCGTTCGGCCCAGGAACTCCACGACGAGCTGCGCAAACGCGGCGACGGAATCGGCCTGACGACGGTGTACCGCACCCTGCAGTCACTGTCGGAGGCGGGCGAGATCGACGTGCTGCGCACCGATTCGGGCGAGGCGATCTACCGGCGGTGCTCGGCGCACCACCACCATCACCTGGTGTGCCGCCTCTGCGGCCGGACGGTCGAGGTCGAAGGGCCGGCGGTGGAGCGCTGGGCGGAGAAGATCGCGGCCGAGCACGGTTTTTCGGAGATCTCCCACACGGTCGAGATCACCGGCACCTGCGCCGAGCACTAG
- a CDS encoding TIGR03943 family protein yields the protein MKRETQNILLILLGGALVKIAANGDYLRYVKPAQQPWIIAGGAVMVVLGAVAIVRDLVASRRTVPEEHDEHDDHAHSARPAWLLLVPVLAVFLVAPPALGADSVIRTEARAPASAAVANAAAFPPLPVGNVVPLTVNDFVSRAGWDSAGTLNGRTVSLTGFVVHTDGSTLLARLVISCCAADAFPVTVRLRGGEADHLASDAWIQVTGEVVPGTATKDNSYTPDFTPASITPVPTPKDPYEY from the coding sequence GTGAAGCGGGAAACCCAGAACATCCTGCTGATCCTGCTCGGCGGGGCGCTGGTCAAGATCGCGGCCAACGGCGACTACCTGCGGTACGTGAAGCCGGCGCAGCAGCCGTGGATCATCGCGGGCGGCGCGGTGATGGTGGTGCTGGGCGCGGTGGCGATCGTCCGCGACCTGGTGGCGTCGCGGCGGACCGTCCCGGAAGAGCACGACGAGCACGACGACCACGCGCACTCGGCACGCCCGGCGTGGCTGCTGCTGGTTCCGGTGCTGGCGGTGTTCCTGGTCGCGCCACCGGCCCTGGGCGCGGACTCGGTGATCCGCACGGAGGCCCGCGCCCCGGCGAGCGCCGCGGTGGCCAATGCGGCGGCGTTCCCGCCGTTGCCGGTGGGGAACGTGGTGCCGTTGACGGTGAACGACTTCGTCAGCCGCGCGGGCTGGGACTCGGCGGGCACGTTGAACGGCCGCACGGTTTCCCTGACGGGCTTCGTCGTCCACACCGACGGCAGCACGCTGCTGGCCCGCTTGGTGATCAGCTGCTGCGCGGCGGACGCGTTCCCGGTGACGGTCCGCCTCCGCGGCGGCGAAGCGGACCACCTGGCGAGCGACGCCTGGATCCAGGTGACGGGCGAGGTGGTCCCCGGCACGGCGACGAAGGACAACAGCTACACCCCGGACTTCACCCCGGCCTCGATAACCCCGGTCCCCACCCCGAAGGATCCCTACGAATACTGA
- a CDS encoding permease has protein sequence MNIVSDTEAEPGRRTRRFRISSVEVLCAILLIAILGQGWLQQLFDVPALRTGSTVFVAVCVQALPFLVLGVLISGAIAAFVPARVLEKVLPRRAGAAVGVAGLAGVALPGCECASVPVARRLMGQGVAPAAALTFLLAAPAVNPVVLVATAVAFPGKPEMVLARFAGSLATAMVMGWLWARWGKLEWITSRALRRLPDVAGGQRWRVFAETARTDLVEAGGFLVLGALISSALNVLVPAKWFGVLGDQLVLGVLVMAVLAVVLALCSEADAFVAASLTALPLLPKLVFLVVGPAIDVKLFALQAGTFGRSFAVRFAPVTFVVAVACALGAGFLVGVA, from the coding sequence GTGAACATCGTTTCCGACACCGAGGCCGAGCCCGGCCGGCGCACGCGCCGGTTCCGGATCAGCTCGGTCGAAGTGCTGTGCGCGATCCTGCTGATCGCGATCCTCGGCCAGGGCTGGCTGCAGCAGCTGTTCGACGTGCCCGCGCTGCGGACCGGCTCGACCGTGTTCGTCGCCGTCTGCGTGCAGGCACTGCCGTTCCTCGTGCTGGGCGTGCTGATCAGCGGGGCCATCGCCGCGTTCGTGCCCGCGCGCGTGCTGGAGAAGGTGCTGCCCCGCCGGGCCGGGGCGGCCGTCGGCGTCGCCGGGCTGGCCGGGGTCGCGCTGCCGGGGTGCGAATGCGCGTCGGTGCCGGTCGCGCGGCGGCTGATGGGGCAGGGTGTGGCGCCGGCCGCGGCGCTGACTTTCCTGCTCGCCGCGCCGGCGGTGAACCCGGTGGTACTGGTGGCGACCGCGGTCGCGTTCCCCGGCAAGCCGGAGATGGTGCTGGCGCGGTTCGCCGGCTCGCTCGCCACGGCGATGGTGATGGGCTGGCTGTGGGCCCGCTGGGGCAAGCTCGAATGGATCACTTCGCGCGCGCTCCGGCGTCTGCCGGACGTGGCGGGCGGTCAGCGGTGGCGGGTGTTCGCCGAGACCGCGCGGACGGACCTGGTCGAGGCCGGCGGTTTCCTGGTGCTGGGGGCGTTGATCTCGTCGGCGTTGAACGTCTTGGTGCCGGCGAAGTGGTTCGGGGTGCTGGGCGACCAGCTCGTGCTGGGCGTGTTGGTGATGGCGGTGCTGGCGGTGGTGCTGGCGCTGTGCAGCGAGGCGGACGCGTTCGTCGCGGCGTCGCTGACGGCGTTGCCGCTGCTGCCGAAGCTGGTGTTCCTGGTCGTCGGCCCGGCGATCGACGTCAAGCTGTTCGCGTTGCAGGCGGGCACGTTCGGCCGGTCGTTCGCGGTGCGGTTCGCGCCGGTGACGTTCGTGGTGGCGGTGGCCTGCGCGCTCGGGGCCGGATTCCTGGTGGGGGTCGCGTGA
- a CDS encoding YbjN domain-containing protein, whose amino-acid sequence MSATEAVETAELLTRAREALERYLEVHVDDDGALTFSHGGVPCVIQATRLGEGLTVLTLTCVVGWDLADAPELSIAVAERAGQGLFGTLGIGHSDNGVDVTLRYAFPAAGLDAPALGTLLMLVVSTASQLRTDLPGIVPGD is encoded by the coding sequence GTGAGCGCCACCGAAGCGGTCGAAACCGCGGAGCTGCTGACGCGGGCGCGCGAAGCCCTGGAGCGCTACCTCGAGGTCCACGTCGACGACGACGGCGCGCTGACGTTCTCCCACGGTGGCGTCCCGTGCGTGATCCAGGCGACCCGGCTCGGCGAGGGCCTCACGGTGCTCACCCTGACCTGCGTGGTCGGCTGGGACCTGGCGGACGCGCCGGAGCTGTCGATCGCCGTCGCCGAGCGGGCCGGGCAGGGCCTGTTCGGGACACTCGGGATCGGGCATTCGGACAACGGGGTCGACGTGACGCTGCGATACGCGTTCCCGGCGGCCGGGCTGGACGCGCCGGCGCTCGGGACGTTGCTGATGCTGGTCGTGTCGACGGCTTCGCAGCTGCGGACCGATCTGCCCGGAATCGTGCCCGGCGACTGA
- a CDS encoding isoprenyl transferase has translation MLRRGRESKASRYELRAPDPHPSGAKPPEIPRELVPKHVALVMDGNGRWANQRGLPRIEGHKRGEAVMIDVASGAVELGVKWLSVYAFSTENWKRSPEEVRFLMGFNRDTIRRQVDYLGSIGVRIRWAGRRPKLWASVIKELQAAEEKTKDNTALNMTMCVNYGGRAELGDAMQRIARDVADGKLNPDKVNEKTIGKYLYQPDMPDVDLFLRPSGEQRTSNFLLWQSAYAEMVYQDTLFPDFDRTHLWRACLEFAQRDRRFGGAVDQAASS, from the coding sequence GTGCTGCGCAGGGGACGCGAGAGCAAGGCGTCGCGATACGAGCTGCGGGCCCCGGATCCGCACCCGTCGGGCGCGAAGCCGCCGGAAATCCCGCGCGAGCTGGTGCCCAAGCACGTCGCGCTGGTCATGGACGGCAATGGCCGCTGGGCCAACCAGCGCGGCCTGCCGCGGATCGAGGGACACAAGCGCGGCGAGGCGGTGATGATCGACGTCGCCAGCGGAGCGGTCGAGCTCGGCGTCAAGTGGCTGTCGGTGTACGCGTTCTCGACCGAGAACTGGAAGCGCAGCCCCGAAGAGGTGCGGTTCCTGATGGGCTTCAACCGCGACACCATCCGCCGCCAGGTCGACTACCTCGGCTCGATCGGCGTGCGCATCCGCTGGGCGGGGCGGCGGCCGAAGCTGTGGGCGTCGGTGATCAAGGAGCTGCAGGCGGCCGAGGAGAAGACCAAGGACAACACGGCGCTGAACATGACCATGTGCGTCAACTACGGCGGCCGTGCCGAGCTGGGTGACGCCATGCAGCGGATCGCGCGCGACGTCGCCGACGGCAAGCTGAACCCCGACAAGGTCAACGAGAAGACCATCGGGAAGTACCTGTACCAGCCGGACATGCCGGACGTGGACCTGTTCCTGCGGCCTTCGGGCGAGCAGCGGACGTCGAACTTCCTGCTGTGGCAGTCGGCCTACGCCGAAATGGTCTACCAGGACACGCTGTTCCCGGACTTCGACCGGACCCACCTGTGGCGGGCCTGCCTGGAATTCGCGCAGCGGGATCGCCGCTTCGGCGGCGCCGTCGACCAGGCCGCGTCTTCGTGA
- the recO gene encoding DNA repair protein RecO: MVNLYRDTGVVLRTHKLGEADRIVTLLTRRHGKVRAVAKGVRRTSSRFGARLEPFGHVDVQFYTGRTLDVITQVETVDAFQLPLVADYQRYTAASAIAETADRLSAEEGEPVLKLYLLVCGALRSLAAGERDASLVLDAFFLRAMSYAGWAPALTECARCGLPGPHKAFSVAAGGSMCQDCRIAGCVHPAPEVLALLTALLHGEWPLAEATLPGTRRDASGLVAAHLQWHLERQLRSLPLVERRAREAVVTSGASPGAGGSATRTPERQVAPGQ; encoded by the coding sequence GTGGTGAACCTCTACCGCGACACCGGGGTGGTGTTGCGCACGCACAAGCTGGGTGAGGCCGACCGGATCGTCACCCTGCTGACCCGGCGGCACGGCAAGGTCCGCGCCGTGGCGAAGGGCGTGCGGCGCACCTCGTCGCGCTTCGGGGCCCGGCTGGAGCCGTTCGGCCACGTCGACGTGCAGTTCTACACCGGGCGCACGCTCGACGTCATCACCCAGGTCGAGACCGTCGACGCGTTCCAGTTGCCGCTGGTCGCCGACTACCAGCGCTACACCGCGGCCAGCGCCATAGCCGAAACCGCGGACCGGCTCTCGGCCGAAGAGGGCGAGCCGGTGCTCAAGCTCTACCTCCTCGTCTGCGGCGCGCTGCGCTCGCTCGCCGCCGGCGAGCGGGACGCGTCCCTCGTGCTCGACGCGTTCTTCCTCCGCGCGATGTCCTACGCCGGCTGGGCGCCCGCGCTCACCGAATGCGCCCGCTGCGGCCTGCCCGGCCCGCACAAGGCGTTCAGCGTCGCCGCGGGCGGCTCGATGTGCCAGGACTGCCGGATCGCCGGCTGCGTGCACCCCGCCCCCGAGGTCCTGGCCCTGCTCACCGCCCTGCTGCACGGCGAATGGCCGCTGGCCGAGGCGACCCTGCCCGGCACCCGCCGCGACGCGAGCGGGCTGGTCGCGGCCCACCTGCAGTGGCACCTGGAACGGCAGCTGCGGTCTCTGCCCCTGGTCGAGCGACGCGCACGCGAGGCGGTGGTGACATCCGGGGCTTCGCCCGGTGCCGGGGGCTCCGCCACCCGAACCCCCGAAAGACAGGTGGCGCCCGGCCAGTAG
- a CDS encoding CD225/dispanin family protein: MTNPYGQQQPYGQQPQQPQQPGYGPPSGGVPAPYGQPAPYGQPAPYGQPPTGGFGAPGYGAPGYGMPGGGDINQIKDYKGWAIASLFLGGLILGIFAIMKSNEVGTYKMQGNYMMAEQASRTTKTLCLVSSILGGLGCVLFLFAFLVPLIAYGVS; the protein is encoded by the coding sequence ATGACCAATCCCTACGGCCAGCAGCAGCCCTACGGCCAGCAGCCGCAGCAGCCGCAGCAGCCGGGCTACGGCCCGCCGTCCGGCGGCGTGCCCGCGCCCTACGGCCAGCCGGCGCCGTACGGCCAGCCCGCGCCGTACGGCCAGCCGCCCACCGGCGGCTTCGGCGCCCCCGGTTACGGTGCCCCCGGCTACGGCATGCCCGGTGGTGGCGACATCAACCAGATCAAGGACTACAAGGGCTGGGCGATCGCCTCGCTCTTCCTCGGTGGCCTCATCCTCGGCATCTTCGCCATCATGAAGTCCAACGAGGTCGGCACGTACAAGATGCAGGGCAACTACATGATGGCGGAGCAGGCGTCGCGGACGACCAAGACGCTGTGCCTGGTCTCCTCGATCCTGGGCGGCCTCGGCTGCGTCCTGTTCCTGTTCGCGTTCCTGGTCCCGCTGATCGCGTACGGCGTCTCCTGA
- a CDS encoding RDD family protein, with protein MTDPYGQQSFGQQPGGQQPFGQPQPGQPPYGQPAPYGQQAPFGQPAPFGQQGNPFGPPRNYASWGQRALGWLIDFSPIFVIYIIGGLFSAIVGEAGPILVIGGLGWLAWIGWSIYNRWIQQGNTGQSLGKRVAKIKLVREDTGQPIGPGMAFLRDLAHFVDNIICYVGWLWPLWDDKNQTLADKILGTVVVNADDAAAPFAQQSAPGFAGGFPPPGQQPGQPGQFGQPASGGFPQQPASGGFPQQPASGGFPQQPQSGGFPQQPQSGGFEQQPAPGGFGQPQPGGFGQPPSSGGFAQPPQPGGFGQQPGQQPLAPPPGGGAFDEQAERTQMLRPGTGGSAFDEQAERTQMLRPDAQGEPEATQKIQPGQFGQPPNEQR; from the coding sequence ATGACCGATCCCTACGGGCAGCAGTCCTTCGGGCAGCAGCCCGGTGGCCAGCAGCCGTTCGGCCAGCCGCAGCCGGGGCAGCCGCCGTACGGGCAGCCCGCGCCCTACGGGCAGCAGGCGCCGTTCGGCCAGCCCGCCCCCTTCGGCCAGCAGGGCAATCCCTTCGGACCGCCGCGGAACTACGCGAGCTGGGGGCAGCGCGCCCTCGGCTGGCTCATCGACTTCAGCCCGATCTTCGTGATCTACATCATCGGCGGCCTGTTCTCGGCGATCGTCGGCGAGGCCGGCCCGATCCTGGTCATCGGCGGCCTCGGCTGGTTGGCCTGGATCGGCTGGTCCATCTACAACCGGTGGATCCAGCAGGGCAACACCGGGCAGTCGCTCGGCAAGCGGGTCGCGAAGATCAAGCTCGTCCGCGAGGACACCGGGCAGCCGATCGGCCCCGGCATGGCGTTCCTGCGCGATCTCGCCCACTTCGTCGACAACATCATCTGCTACGTCGGCTGGCTGTGGCCGCTGTGGGACGACAAGAACCAGACCCTCGCCGACAAGATCCTCGGCACCGTCGTGGTCAACGCCGATGACGCGGCCGCGCCGTTCGCCCAGCAGAGTGCGCCGGGGTTCGCCGGCGGCTTCCCGCCGCCGGGGCAGCAGCCGGGCCAGCCCGGTCAGTTCGGCCAGCCGGCCTCCGGTGGCTTCCCGCAGCAGCCCGCGTCCGGCGGCTTCCCCCAGCAGCCCGCGTCCGGTGGCTTCCCGCAGCAGCCGCAGTCCGGTGGCTTCCCCCAGCAGCCGCAGTCCGGCGGCTTCGAGCAGCAGCCCGCCCCGGGTGGTTTCGGCCAGCCGCAGCCGGGTGGGTTCGGCCAGCCGCCGTCCTCCGGCGGTTTCGCGCAACCCCCGCAGCCGGGCGGCTTCGGGCAGCAGCCGGGGCAGCAGCCACTCGCCCCGCCGCCGGGTGGGGGCGCCTTCGACGAGCAGGCGGAGCGCACGCAGATGCTGCGCCCGGGCACCGGCGGCAGCGCGTTCGACGAGCAGGCCGAGCGCACCCAGATGCTGCGCCCGGACGCCCAGGGCGAACCCGAGGCGACCCAGAAGATCCAGCCGGGCCAGTTCGGCCAGCCGCCGAACGAGCAGCGCTGA
- a CDS encoding DUF2752 domain-containing protein codes for MTTTTVYTGFPARGAKATLRALGAPMAVVAGLGVCCAAVWIGDPTTPGGFLPLCPTKALLGIDCPGCGGMRMAYSLMHGNIPAALHYNAVSLVVVLLLVWSTVAWTLGRLRGRAMNSWLHWRWTPLAFSIVFVVWFVIRNLPFAPFTGLRV; via the coding sequence GTGACCACGACGACCGTCTACACGGGATTTCCCGCGCGCGGCGCCAAGGCCACGCTGCGCGCTCTCGGTGCGCCGATGGCCGTCGTCGCGGGACTCGGTGTGTGTTGCGCGGCCGTCTGGATCGGCGACCCGACCACGCCCGGCGGCTTCCTGCCCCTCTGCCCGACCAAGGCGCTGCTCGGCATCGACTGCCCGGGCTGCGGCGGCATGCGGATGGCCTACAGCCTGATGCACGGCAACATCCCCGCGGCCTTGCACTACAACGCCGTGTCGCTCGTCGTCGTGCTGCTGCTGGTGTGGAGCACCGTCGCCTGGACGCTCGGGCGCCTGCGCGGCCGCGCGATGAACAGCTGGCTCCACTGGCGGTGGACGCCGCTGGCGTTTTCGATCGTGTTCGTCGTCTGGTTCGTCATCCGCAACCTCCCGTTCGCCCCGTTCACGGGCCTGCGCGTCTGA
- a CDS encoding CD225/dispanin family protein — protein MTDQYPPPYPPPGGPGYGYGYPPPNYGPPPDNNMVWAILSTVLCCLPLGVVAIVKSSQVQSLWFQGFHAEAQKAANDARKWAMWSAISIGILLLLYVLFFVVLAGIGVFSAGWRP, from the coding sequence GTGACCGACCAGTACCCGCCGCCGTACCCGCCCCCGGGTGGGCCGGGCTACGGCTACGGCTACCCGCCGCCGAACTACGGGCCGCCGCCGGACAACAACATGGTGTGGGCCATCCTGAGCACCGTGCTTTGCTGCCTGCCCTTGGGCGTGGTCGCGATCGTGAAGTCCAGCCAGGTGCAGTCGCTCTGGTTCCAGGGCTTCCACGCCGAGGCGCAGAAGGCCGCGAACGACGCCCGCAAGTGGGCGATGTGGTCGGCCATCTCGATCGGGATCCTCCTGCTGCTCTACGTACTCTTCTTCGTCGTGCTGGCGGGGATCGGCGTCTTCTCGGCGGGGTGGCGGCCGTGA
- a CDS encoding CD225/dispanin family protein — MSDSQGMPNYPGDQPNQPGGQPNYPGGQPGGYQPGPPPSNNLVWAILTTILCCLPFGIVSIVQAAKVNGLWAQGQTAAAQEAADAAKKWAIIAAIVGVVVNVLWIILLMAGALTFGTGTSSY; from the coding sequence ATGAGCGACAGCCAGGGCATGCCCAACTACCCCGGCGACCAGCCGAACCAGCCCGGCGGCCAGCCGAACTACCCCGGTGGGCAGCCGGGCGGCTACCAGCCGGGCCCGCCCCCGAGCAACAACCTCGTGTGGGCGATCCTGACCACCATCCTGTGCTGCCTCCCGTTCGGCATCGTGTCGATCGTGCAGGCCGCGAAGGTGAACGGCCTGTGGGCGCAGGGCCAGACCGCGGCCGCGCAGGAGGCCGCCGACGCCGCCAAGAAGTGGGCGATCATCGCCGCGATCGTCGGTGTCGTCGTCAACGTGCTGTGGATCATCCTGCTGATGGCGGGTGCGCTGACGTTCGGCACGGGCACGTCGTCATACTGA